DNA from Brassica napus cultivar Da-Ae chromosome C4, Da-Ae, whole genome shotgun sequence:
AAAATCTGGAAAAATCGGTTCGGTTTGTGGTTAATTTTggttcataattttattttccgaAAATGacagtttttttggttttcggttagAATTCAGTAAATTTTTCAGAAAACAgatattttttggttattttaattattttcgatTATTTTCGATTAGTTTGGTTAATTTGGTTCGTTAAATTCAactatttttggtaatttaaaaaaatagtgaaaACCAAACGGAGAACCGAACCATTTTAAAAATCCTACCAAACTTAAaatcgaaaccgaaccgaaaaccaaaaattttaGTTCGGTTCAGACAAAAATCCGCAGCCTAATCATTTCTATACACAATGTCAAACGAACCTGAATCTTCGGTATAATGGCTCTCATCTCGTGAGGAGGCAAGTCCCTGAACTGTGAACCTTCTATAGCCAAACCTCCTTCAGTGAATATGCCACACTCCTTCGCAATCGCTTTAGCTGTGCTTATGTTATCTCCAGTGACCATACGAACGGTGATCCCAGCAGCCTGACAAGTCTCCACAGCTTCTCTAACACCAGGACGCACTGGATCCTTGATCCCAACGACTGCTACCATCGTATAGCCTCCATCAGGAAGATCTCCGCTGGGAGCTTCATCCAGATCTTTGTAAACCAAGCAGAGAGTCCTCAGAGCCTCCGAGGCAAAACCTTCAATGACATCAGAGATATTCTTAATAAGTTCTTCAGTTAATGGAACTGTTTCTCCATTCGAGTCCACAACGTTCTCGCACATCTTCAACACTATCTCAGATGCGCCTTTACAGAAAGCACGTGCACCACCTCCAGGGAGAGCTATAAGAACagacatcttcttcttgtcgGAATTGAACGGCTCGATCTTGAGTATCTTATGCTCTTTACGCTGCTCCCCAAAGTCACCACCTAGAAGCAAACCGAACTCGAGTATCGCTCTTTCCGTTGGTGATCCCAGGATCTGAGTGTCTCCGTCTTTATCCTTAACTACTTCAGAGCCAGTGTTCTGAAAGATGCCTTGCAAAAGAATGCTCTGAACTTCTTCTGGTAGCTTCAACTGAAAGCTCTCTTGCCTCTCGTGAACGTTATCACAGATGTATACTTTGTTGACCACCATGTGGTTGGTAGTTAAAGTTCCCGTCTTATCAGTGCAGATGCAAGTAGCGGAACCCATAGTCTCACAAGCAGCCAGATGCCTCACGAGCGCCCTGTCACTCATCAGCTTCTTCATAGCAAACGCCAAGCTTAAAGTCACCGCCAACGGCAAACCTTCAGGTACAGCGACGACGATGATGGTTACAGAGATTGCGAAATAGTCCAGCAGCGTCAGCGCATCTTCGGAGGACCAGTTGGTGAAGCTACCAGCCGTTGCTTTCTCCAAGACAAACCGTACGCACAACACCAAAAACGTAAGCACAGCGAAGCTTAAACCAATCTTGCCGATGATCGTTGCAACCCCGTTTAGCTTCACCTGGAGAGGAGTCTCGTCTTCTCCACCATCAACCAGCGTTTCCATCAGCTTTCCCCACTCGGTCCTCATGCCGACCGTCGTCACCAGCATCTTTGCCGAACCGTTTTGAACTTTGGTTCCCGCAAGAAGAAAAGGCTTCTGTTTATTCACGTGTGACGGCTCGCTCTCTCCTGATAAGCTCGACTCGTCTATCTCCAAGTTGTATCCGGATATAAAAACCCCGTCAGCTGGAACTTGATCACCAATAGAGAGATGAACCACGTCTCCGACAACCAAGTCATGGATGGAGATCTCTTGTCTAGTCCCGTCCCTAGTGACCTGGAcaatgatcttcttcttctctcgaTCCAAGTCTATGAACTGAAGAGACTGCTTGTAGTCGCTGATGGCAGTAACCATGACGACCAAGAGTATACTCAGCAAGATCCCTGTCCCATCGTACATTCCCTTTGGAAACCCTTCGGTGGCAACACCAACGCCTATTGATACTACAGCGCAGACCATAAGGATGATGAGGGTTATGTCTTGGAGAGCTTCCCAGACGAACATCAAGAACGACCTCGGTGGTTTCTCAGCGTAACGGTTTTCTCCAAAGATCTTTTCCCTGATGGGGAGTTCACTCGATTTAACGCCTTCATTGAGATCAGATACAGATACTTTCTTTGCAAGCGCTACAACTCCACCATTGTTTGCCAGACCCCTGGTGTCATGATTCCGAACCATAGATGCAAGCTCATCTGGTTCGACAGAGAATCCAGCTTCCTTGACCTCATCGGTGAGCTTGTATTCCGGCCTACCAGCAGCTACagaaaaaatacaataacaaaagaCATAACTTAGTCGTCTCCAATTGTTAAATCATGCTTCTGTGGTAAATTTCAGGAGTGGATATCTTACCACCAATGAATTGAAGAGCTGCCTTTTGTACGTAGAAAGCAACTCGGAGCTTTTCCTGGTCATGAGCAAAACAAAGTGAGTTACTTGGCAGATAAACTACCACAACATGGGATTCTTTGGTCATACATGTAACCGAAGAAAGATCAAACAGTTCCCAGTGATGCAATCAACATAAGCGGGTAAATAGCCAAAAAGATCCATTTATTTACTCAATTTTCATTTTGCATCATCATATAACAGAGTCAAGCTCTCTGCATGCAACGCTCGCTAATTATTTTTGGACGTCCATTATATCACTGATCTAACAAAACAAAAGCTACCAAATAATGTAGCTAAAAGGTCTTTGAAAATTGAAGCTCAAACCAGGATTAATGTAGCTAATAAAAGGTCTGACTGTTTATCACTCCCCACTAAATAATGATTGTAGCTGTAATATACTTTACTCAATCATtgattataaaacatttttcctAAGGACTGAAATGAGAATAGATTTCAACACGAAatgaaaaaatgaccaaaaggaaAAAGAATAAAGACCATGAGCTCATATCCAAAAGACCCTACAAAAAAAATGCCTCTTCATTTGGTTTATACAAGTGGACAGATGAAATTGATATCTTTGTCAGAACCTTATGAAACAAACCTGCCGAAGTTTCCTAGCAACTTCCTTCCTTACGCTAAAATAATTGCACACAAGAAGTCAAATACACTGTCCTACTCGTAccaaacaaacacacacacaaaaaaaaaaactctaaaaataaaattgatttaaagaaaataaacaatggggatttcataacaaaaaaaaatcagatgtGTTGATACTAGAATGCGTCCTTTGGTGTTTGGATTCAGTCGCTAAAGATGGCCAAGATTAGTAATAAGAACTTAAAAGGGGCAGACTTTTGCTGgcctctcaaaaaaaaaactggctCATCTTTCTTAAGGCAGCGACAATAAATTATCCATTTTGTAAACATAGTCGAAGACATTAAAGCATGTCATCATCATGTGTGTTGGCAAATTGTGTTTTCTTCAgagaattttataataattgaaACGttaggatattttttttatcattatccCTAACTCATATCTTCATGAGTCTTTGTTCAAAGTCTCCATTTCTTGGTCATCCAAGTATATATAAagctagcatttttttttttttaatattactacCTTAAACGACCGATGTATAATGCGTATTGACTTACATAAAGAATTGTAAAGAGATACTATTTTTCATGACTATCATTAgataaaagtaaaagaaaaaaaaagacaaaaaatagcactaaatcaaatttttatttccaaactagcactcaaggtcaaaagtcacaaaataacacttaatgttttatcaaaagtcacaaacttagggtttatagttaaagggtggagtttaagatttagggtttaaattttagggtttagggtttagattttagggtttagagtttatggtttagagtttatggtttaaaatttatggtttagggtttagagtttagggtttagagttgagaaatgaggttttgggtttaagatttcaaattttgaaaaataaaaaaattaaaattttcaaaggataaacttagaaatgtgctattttggtcattttagtttttgattgttatttttgtgatataaacttagaaagttgttattttggagatttgaccAAATTAAAACTCCTTTTGTTTAcctgataaaaagaaaaaaaaaaaggcaaaaaaGTTTGGTAGATAAAAAGTgttcaaagtaaaaaaaaagatttgatttgattagactttgaaaaataaaaagtaaaaaagccTTTGTGTGTTGTAAGTCTTGTCTTTCTGTTCTTCAATGGCCaaacaacaaagaaaagaaaagccaacaatggtgattatAGAGTTTGATTAATTAGTTccttttttttgattaattattattccatcacgaaaacaaaaaaaaaaaacagaatcgtgaaagagaaaataaataaattaaaaatgtggaTGAGGAAGAGGGAAGCGGGTTCGAAACCTGGATCTGGTGTCTCTTAGTCTCGTTCTCAGCTCGCTTATCGAGGTCGGGGATGTTACGGAAACGACGAGCGGGGTTCTTCACGACGGAGACTGCTGACCTCCATCTCCGCCTCGCTTCCAGCGACGGATTCTTCGCCTCCACCTCAAAATCCCTTAGCAAATTCGACATTCTTCACTCTTAGCAGCTGCTGAGAGTGAGagtgagagtgagagagagagagagagagagagaggactgTGTCTTCTTCTTTACAATTTTCTCTATCAATGAAGGTTGTTACGATTGAGAGTTGGCGTTTTATAGTAGACCCAAACCCGACCCGGATTAATCGGATCATGTACTCGGGTAAGGCCCATGTGGCTTAGCTTCATTCGTTTTTATTCGGATAATAAAAAAAGGGATCTTTATTATCAAATTGATCCGACCCGGACgaatattatttatcttttactttgatatttatttgtttgcaaCGACCTCAAGATCTATgcttttgattaattttttttacttatctATGATGTTATGTCACGTGAGTAAGCTAATAACGATATCAATATTTGTGTTTCCGAGAGTGATTAAACTAATACACTCGATAAACGACAATTATTATACGTCTATTAAGTACTaacataaagtttttttttttgtgtgtgattCATGCAACATTATCAAAGACTTTGTCTGGTTGTACAATTTTAAGTGCTTTTCTTCGGTTAGCAGCATTAAGTTTAACtctaaattcattttttttcaccAGTCCGAAATAAGAAGAAAacattttttcagtttttttttctctgaacaaaaaaatcagaaaagaaGGCTGATTAAAAGAGagagaaatttaaatatctacAAAGAAATGAGAATATATTCCTATAAACTTAATTTTCTCTTCCTCTTGTGTTTTTCTTCTGATTCTACTTGTTACTATAGAAGAGTACTACTTTAAATAGGAACGGTTTGAAAATTATATGATGCTTGAACTATACGTTTACACATACTCAATATTCGTCCAAGATTCGGcagttttaatagtattaaCATTGAAAAATGTAACGATTGACTGGGAAAAAAAACATGTCGTTTTTAGTTCTCTATTAATAAATAAtcgactttaaaataaaaaatactgcCCCAACTTGTGGACTGTGGATGAATCAGAGCACTTGGCGCTGCTGCCATTGTCTGAATTTTCTGTCCTTATTAGACGTTTTTTTCTTGGTGaagatttgtttttattcattttttcacTTTTAAACTTTTACTGCTATggtaaagaaaaaacaaagacatTTTCGGTTCAGTAGTTTATACTTAAAAATTGTCACCAAAACCTTTGGTTAGGAGATTATATTTCTTGTATGTGAAAACAACAACCAGAAAAGTAACCCCAAAAATTGAGAAACTTTAGAGGCCTAGAGATCATTCTTATAAGAAGTCATACTTTTAGTGTTTATATTTGTATTGCAATGAACTATATTAATtcacacataaatcaaagaGCAAACCTCAAAAGCATAAGATTTGAGGTCTCATTTTGTTTGGAATACATCAGTTAacttatattttgttaaattaaaaCTCCCTAAAACAAAAACCATGGCAAAGCTGATTATGCTAATCTCAAGGTCATTACTCATTAccattgcaaaaaaaaaaaaaaaaaacgccaAGAAGAATAAGAAGGTGAATAAAACAAATGCGCAAATGGAGTTGAACAGCTCACTGCTTCAGAGAGTGTGAGACTGTGGATTCAAGCTTGCGTAACCAGTTAACGTACTGCTCCTGCTCCTTCTTGTTCAGATGACACAAGATGTAATTCGTAAGGCCTTCACTTATTCCCTTGGATGTTAGGTACTGCTTCAGCGCATCCTGTAGTCTCGGATCTAATGTACTACACAACCAAAAACAAGAAGCTCTGATATCTTTTTAcaatttgatattaaaaaaaaaaacaattatggaTCTAAAGAAAGAAATAGATTCAACAACAAGACTCTAAAAATTCACTATAACTGTCTACTTCTTTGCCAATATATACAAACGAATACTCCAAAACACAAGCTTATCACCTTAAGGATTCTTCTACCTAGTTAAGAAACAATAGTCCTAAAACACACATCATAAGAACCAAACTCCCACTTAATGAATTTGCCACTAAAAGAGGAACTTAGAACACTAAAGAGCAGTAACAAAGATCGATATTATCATCTTTTTACCTGAAAAAGTCTCCACCATTAGGTGAAGAACTACACAAAGAGCGGAGATAAAAAGCTCTCTCAATCTCAAAATCAGAACTCCCACGCCCCGTTTCTAAAACCCGGCAGTCAAACTGCAAGACAGAGCGGAGACTAGGCTTGCTGATACAAACTTTAGCCACAGCTCCTCTGGGAAACGCTATATCATCAGCATCATCATCAATGGGCTCCTGTTGCAGTAAAGCAGATACCACAACCTCTTCTCCTGAATCAAACCGTCTCCTCAGGACAACGTCTCTGTTTCCCGGAGAGTCCCAATCCAGCTCGAAACCCCCTAGCTTACCCGTCTCAACCACCTGGTGGTGGTTTCAGACACAACAACAAAAGGAGTGAAAATCAAAAACACGTGTCTGATCAAAATTTGTGCTTTTAGGGTTTAAGCGACCAGAGACAAAATTAGATACATTAAAAACTGAAACTTTATAGAGTCAAGTAGAACTCAGCTGAGATTAGATCACTGAGATTACCAGGAAACGAGGGTTGGAGATTTCGTGACGGAGTTCAGATTGGATTATGTTAAGCAACATGCCATCGCCAACCACTTTGAGTCCTCGTTTCAGAAGCGAGTTCACCTTAttcctcatctctctctctctcgactaCTTCACAgacttctctttcttcctcccAGATGGCTCGACTAAacaca
Protein-coding regions in this window:
- the LOC106391671 gene encoding calcium-transporting ATPase 4, plasma membrane-type isoform X2, with amino-acid sequence MDLFGYLPAYVDCITGNCLIFLRLHEKLRVAFYVQKAALQFIGAAGRPEYKLTDEVKEAGFSVEPDELASMVRNHDTRGLANNGGVVALAKKVSVSDLNEGVKSSELPIREKIFGENRYAEKPPRSFLMFVWEALQDITLIILMVCAVVSIGVGVATEGFPKGMYDGTGILLSILLVVMVTAISDYKQSLQFIDLDREKKKIIVQVTRDGTRQEISIHDLVVGDVVHLSIGDQVPADGVFISGYNLEIDESSLSGESEPSHVNKQKPFLLAGTKVQNGSAKMLVTTVGMRTEWGKLMETLVDGGEDETPLQVKLNGVATIIGKIGLSFAVLTFLVLCVRFVLEKATAGSFTNWSSEDALTLLDYFAISVTIIVVAVPEGLPLAVTLSLAFAMKKLMSDRALVRHLAACETMGSATCICTDKTGTLTTNHMVVNKVYICDNVHERQESFQLKLPEEVQSILLQGIFQNTGSEVVKDKDGDTQILGSPTERAILEFGLLLGGDFGEQRKEHKILKIEPFNSDKKKMSVLIALPGGGARAFCKGASEIVLKMCENVVDSNGETVPLTEELIKNISDVIEGFASEALRTLCLVYKDLDEAPSGDLPDGGYTMVAVVGIKDPVRPGVREAVETCQAAGITVRMVTGDNISTAKAIAKECGIFTEGGLAIEGSQFRDLPPHEMRAIIPKIQVMARSLPLDKHTLVSNLRKIGEVVAVTGDGTNDAPALHEADIGLAMGIAGTEVAKENADVIIMDDNFKTIVKVARWGRAVYINIQKFVQFQLTVNVVALIINFVSACITGSAPLTAVQLLWVNMIMDTLGALALATEPPNEGLMKRPPIARTASFITKTMWRNIAGQSVYQLIVLGTLNFAGKSLLDLNGPDSTAVLNTVIFNSFVFCQVFNEVNSREIEKINVFTGMFNSWVFTGVMVVTVVFQVIIVEFLGAFASTVPLTWQHWLLSILIGSLSMIVAVILKCIPVESSRQHHDGYDLLPSGPSSSNSA
- the LOC106391671 gene encoding calcium-transporting ATPase 4, plasma membrane-type isoform X1; translation: MSNLLRDFEVEAKNPSLEARRRWRSAVSVVKNPARRFRNIPDLDKRAENETKRHQIQEKLRVAFYVQKAALQFIGAAGRPEYKLTDEVKEAGFSVEPDELASMVRNHDTRGLANNGGVVALAKKVSVSDLNEGVKSSELPIREKIFGENRYAEKPPRSFLMFVWEALQDITLIILMVCAVVSIGVGVATEGFPKGMYDGTGILLSILLVVMVTAISDYKQSLQFIDLDREKKKIIVQVTRDGTRQEISIHDLVVGDVVHLSIGDQVPADGVFISGYNLEIDESSLSGESEPSHVNKQKPFLLAGTKVQNGSAKMLVTTVGMRTEWGKLMETLVDGGEDETPLQVKLNGVATIIGKIGLSFAVLTFLVLCVRFVLEKATAGSFTNWSSEDALTLLDYFAISVTIIVVAVPEGLPLAVTLSLAFAMKKLMSDRALVRHLAACETMGSATCICTDKTGTLTTNHMVVNKVYICDNVHERQESFQLKLPEEVQSILLQGIFQNTGSEVVKDKDGDTQILGSPTERAILEFGLLLGGDFGEQRKEHKILKIEPFNSDKKKMSVLIALPGGGARAFCKGASEIVLKMCENVVDSNGETVPLTEELIKNISDVIEGFASEALRTLCLVYKDLDEAPSGDLPDGGYTMVAVVGIKDPVRPGVREAVETCQAAGITVRMVTGDNISTAKAIAKECGIFTEGGLAIEGSQFRDLPPHEMRAIIPKIQVMARSLPLDKHTLVSNLRKIGEVVAVTGDGTNDAPALHEADIGLAMGIAGTEVAKENADVIIMDDNFKTIVKVARWGRAVYINIQKFVQFQLTVNVVALIINFVSACITGSAPLTAVQLLWVNMIMDTLGALALATEPPNEGLMKRPPIARTASFITKTMWRNIAGQSVYQLIVLGTLNFAGKSLLDLNGPDSTAVLNTVIFNSFVFCQVFNEVNSREIEKINVFTGMFNSWVFTGVMVVTVVFQVIIVEFLGAFASTVPLTWQHWLLSILIGSLSMIVAVILKCIPVESSRQHHDGYDLLPSGPSSSNSA
- the LOC106391672 gene encoding mitochondrial acidic protein MAM33 is translated as MRNKVNSLLKRGLKVVGDGMLLNIIQSELRHEISNPRFLVVETGKLGGFELDWDSPGNRDVVLRRRFDSGEEVVVSALLQQEPIDDDADDIAFPRGAVAKVCISKPSLRSVLQFDCRVLETGRGSSDFEIERAFYLRSLCSSSPNGGDFFSTLDPRLQDALKQYLTSKGISEGLTNYILCHLNKKEQEQYVNWLRKLESTVSHSLKQ